Part of the Armatimonadota bacterium genome is shown below.
CTTCAGGTTCCGCATGGTGAAGAAGCTGCAGGCGCTTGCGACGAACTCCTAGCTATCCGATACAAGCATCGCCGGCCAGGGCACAGACTGAAACGGCATCCCGAATACTCGGGATGCCGTTACGCTGTCCATGGAGCGGGTGGGAATGCTACTTTCCGCTCGCCTTGCCCTTTTCTATGAGTTCCTTGACCTTCTGACCGCCCTTGTGGCCGATCTCCTCGTAGAACTCGTGGCCGTACTTCGAACTGGTTGTCTGGCCACCCTTGGCACCAATCTCCTCATAGAACTCCGGGCCGTAACGCTTGCTGGTAGACTTGCCGCCTTTTTTGCCGATCTCTTCGTAGAAATTGTGGCCGTATCGCTCGCTCGTGGTCTCGCCACCTCGCTTGCCTGCTTCACTCACCGTCATCTGACCCTTCTTTTCGCGGGGCATGAGGAGTACCTCCTTTCTTCTGCTTCCAGTAATCGTAGTGTGCCACGGCGATCATGCCCACAGGGCATCTCTTCCGAGGCCGTCAATGTGATGAATCGGAAAGTCGTCCGTGTGGGGCGCTATCTGCCCGGCTTCTTCCCGGTCCCGGTTCTCAAGGCTTTCTTGCCCTCTTCGATCAGGCGTTTGACCTTCTGCCCGCCCTTGTGTCCAATCTCTTCATAAAACTCGTGACCGTACTTCTCGCTTGTGGTCTCGCCGCCTTTTCGCCCTGCCTCACTTACAGTCATCGCTCCTTTCTCTCCCTTGCCCATAGATATCACCTCCCGACGAATAAAGCCCAAACGCGGATTGGGCCGAAATACGCACAGTGCACCTGCCGCTGCCGTCCGTGGGGTGGACCGCAGCTAGCCTGCACATTGGCGTTATAACCAATTGCTGGAACGGCCAAACATCGCCGATCCCTGAGAAGACTATCAGGTCAGCGAGCGCCTCCTTCGAGGCCGATCACGCAGCCGGCGACATGAGTGGACGGCCAGCCGACAAACCTCTATCAAGCATTCGGAGAACATGCCGCACGATGTCAGCCGCTACATCGCGGCCGGTCGCCTCCGCCAAGCCGTGCCACGAAGGCGAACCATTCAACTCAATGACGATCGGTCCGCTCGGTCCTTCAATGATGTCCACACCGGTATAGTCGAGCCCGACTATACTCGCCGATTCGAGGCAGATTCTGCGCATCTCCGGCGTCAGAGCGCACTCCTCACACTTGGCGCCTCGATGCACGTTCGTCTTCCACTCGCCGTCAGTCGCGACGCGATAGACTGCCGCGACAACATCGCTGCCTACGACGAACGCGCGGATATCCCGCCCGTCGTTCGGAACGTACTCCTGAACGCATGCCGCACCGCGGCGCCTGACATACCGCTCTACAATCGCCGATTCGCAACCGGGCGCCACAAGCTCGATCCCGTCGCCGAACGATCCGTAGAGCGGCTTCAGCACGCACGCGCCCCAATCGGCGGCGATCCTCCCCGCCTCGGCGGGATCCTGAGTCACGACGGTCCGCGGCACAGGTATCCCAGCCCGGGCGAGCAGAAACGTCGTCAGCGCTTTGCTCTCCGCGATCGAAAGCGCCTGAGGCGAGTTCACGACCAGCGCGCCGGTCATCTGCAGCAGTTCGAGAACCTCGTACTGATGGTCAACCTCGCCCCGCCTGTCCAGGCTTCGAACGATATAGGCATCGCATTCGCCCGCCGGATTCCCGCCAAGAGTAACCTCGCCCAGCCCATCTATGCTCAGACCGAACCGCCTCGGATCAACGACGACTCCGAGCGCCAGATCGTCCGACGCACGCAAGAGCTCGCGGCTGATCCAGTCGCGCTCAATACTCGAAGTGACGATACCGATCTTCCGCATATCCCGATTCCGAGTCGTGCGGGCAGTGGACGCAGGCAGAGACCGCACTCGTTCATGGCTTTCTTCGCGACCGCAGGTTCCCGAGAATCCATGCAATGTGCACGAATCGGGCCGGCGAAACCACAAATCGGTATACCTATACCCTTTGAGGGCTTAGCTGAAACACGCTTGCAGTCACGGCGGCTTCTTGCTTGTCGATCGGATGCTGGAAACACGGGAGACGAGGAGTTCAGAACCGGCAGATATCCTGGATGCCTTCGCGCACGAACTGAATTGCGATCGCGGCGAGCAGGATGCCCATGATCTTCGCAAAGACGTCCGAGCCGGTCTTACCGAGGATCAGGTAGAGGTAGTCCACGTAGCGGAAGACGATGTACGTGACAAGAAAGACGAGCACGAGAGCGGATACCGTCGCCCAGAGACCGCTGGTACCGATGAGGACGATGATCGTGGTGATCGCGCCCGGACCGGTGAGAAGCGGGACGGCCAGCGGCACGACTCCGGGGCGCCCACCGGCGTTGACTCCGTAGTGCGCCTCGTTGATGATCCGAAGGGCGATGACGAGGAGCAGTATGCCGCCGGCGATCTTGAAGTCGCTGATCGTGATGTCGAACAGTGAGAGAACGCCGGTCCCGGCGAACGCAAAGATGAGCGACAGGCAGAAGGCGACGAGTATCGCCTGGGTGATGA
Proteins encoded:
- a CDS encoding general stress protein translates to MPREKKGQMTVSEAGKRGGETTSERYGHNFYEEIGKKGGKSTSKRYGPEFYEEIGAKGGQTTSSKYGHEFYEEIGHKGGQKVKELIEKGKASGK
- a CDS encoding Em GEA1 (EM1), with the protein product MGKGEKGAMTVSEAGRKGGETTSEKYGHEFYEEIGHKGGQKVKRLIEEGKKALRTGTGKKPGR
- a CDS encoding RimK family alpha-L-glutamate ligase: MRKIGIVTSSIERDWISRELLRASDDLALGVVVDPRRFGLSIDGLGEVTLGGNPAGECDAYIVRSLDRRGEVDHQYEVLELLQMTGALVVNSPQALSIAESKALTTFLLARAGIPVPRTVVTQDPAEAGRIAADWGACVLKPLYGSFGDGIELVAPGCESAIVERYVRRRGAACVQEYVPNDGRDIRAFVVGSDVVAAVYRVATDGEWKTNVHRGAKCEECALTPEMRRICLESASIVGLDYTGVDIIEGPSGPIVIELNGSPSWHGLAEATGRDVAADIVRHVLRMLDRGLSAGRPLMSPAA
- a CDS encoding MarC family protein — translated: MLELSLILRAAIALFIIIDPIGLIPVFMAVTHDATSGERRSIITQAILVAFCLSLIFAFAGTGVLSLFDITISDFKIAGGILLLVIALRIINEAHYGVNAGGRPGVVPLAVPLLTGPGAITTIIVLIGTSGLWATVSALVLVFLVTYIVFRYVDYLYLILGKTGSDVFAKIMGILLAAIAIQFVREGIQDICRF